A genome region from Amblyraja radiata isolate CabotCenter1 chromosome 32, sAmbRad1.1.pri, whole genome shotgun sequence includes the following:
- the c32h9orf43 gene encoding uncharacterized protein C9orf43 homolog isoform X1, producing the protein MAEWQRFYNIVDETLCDNVVCQHPLCWATFRRLERGLPRIRLQPVHKFLPEKQDKDDLPPLNILDLPQWSADKAIDVSSAPIISRKTAISVQSYKSAHPDILQSTSVLGTSLGSSMEFVRYTGSRSCSPPSRDRPVSVRKVEVIDLHQQPSTCDQYMGRTTYIWVPNPRNKRKWPKKHAKSFSHSSITPKSVSFKEISFQGQPFDQLDGLSVEQKQSQKMRKKAKTKAPTGGQPYTFLARKQQSLKRWKDTQKQLYKEHSNKLSEVAKGIVQQADHSDFVTEQGLIHQYSAAKSQPAYNRNGYQDARKIPANIMPIPVSKKVILHQFTEKQKQTRSPRNSRGLSRMEEQHLQCKYFGINHLKLQKCIDNNLSGFQDNIQTDQGSVHPPSPASSINDECVQRCSDLLGMKSISVHNVDGRQFTSLQMNLLMSLPGTSVYAQKSDYLTVSTAKVQSIKDLMASDITLTGFSAIELTAPEGQSDISGDTQQDLSSAIEVVAPTLEQAGSVDQSSVPVGGQDQLSAATEIGPPLEQARSEDEGGLPIAKPDDEQDLSAATEAASLTTERGDSEEQSNVPTVERDELPDQELAGTGMDEREDLGVIGETESPRVDQGEEDQRALQTAERNEQKDLGAAIKSIPLIREPGNGESHDDLQDDFTIAKSVEGQDSEAAV; encoded by the exons ATGGCAGAGTGGCAGCGATTCTATAACATTGTGGATGAGACCCTGTGTGATAATGTCGTCTGTCAACACCCACTGTGCTGGGCGACCTTCAGACGTCTGGAGCGCGGCCTTCCACGCATCAGATTACAGCCTGTCCACAAGTTCCTTCCAGAAAAGCAAGATAAAG ATGATCTTCCACCTCTGAATATACTGGATCTCCCTCAGTGGAGTGCAGATAAAGCTATTGATGTATCTTCTGCGCCTATAATTTCAAGGAAAACAGCTATTAGTGTGCAGTCCTATAAATCAGCCCATCCAGATATCTTGCAGTCTACCAGTGTGTTGGGGACCAGCCTTGGAAGCAG TATGGAATTTGTGCGCTATACCGGAAGTCGTTCTTGTTCTCCTCCAAGCAGGGACAGACCTGTCAGTGTCAGAAAG GTTGAGGTGATAGATTTGCATCAACAGCCTTCCACCTGTGACCAGTACATGGGGAGGACCACCTATATCTGGGTTCCAAACCCTAGGAACAAGAGGAAGTGGCCGAAGAAGCACGCAAAATC TTTTTCACATAGCAGCATAACTCCAAAGTCTGTCTCCTTCAAAGAAATCAGCTTCCAGGGTCAGCCATTTGATCAACTTGATGGACTGTCAGTGGAACAGAAACAAAGTCAGAAGATG AGAAAAAAAGCTAAAACTAAGGCACCAACAGGAGGACAGCCGTACACCTTCCTTGCCAGAAAACAGCAGAGCCTGAAGAGATGGAAAGACACACAGAAGCAATTGTATAAAGAGCACAGCAACAAATTATCGGAAGTGGCAAAGGGGATTGTGCAGCAAGCAGACCACAG TGACTTTGTGACAGAGCAAGGTCTAATACACCAATATTCGGCAGCCAAGAGCCAACCTGCATATAATCGCAATGGGTATCAAGATGCGAGAAAAATTCCAGCTAACATTATGCCGATTCCAGTCAGTAAGAAAGTTATCCTGCATCAATTCACCGAGAAGCAGAAACAAACTCGGTCACCTCGGAATTCAAGAGGTTTATCCAGAATGGAAGAACAG catttgcagtgcaAATATTTTGGCATCAATCATCTGAAGCTGCAAAAGTGTATTGACAACAATCTTTCTGGCTTCCAAGATAACATACAGACGGATCAAG GTTCTGTGCACCCACCTTCTCCCGCCTCTTCCATAAATGATGAATGTGTCCAACGATGCTCTGATTTACTG GGTATGAAAAGTATTTCAGTCCATAATGTGGACGGCAGGCAGTTCACTAGCCTGCAGATGAACCTATTGATGAGCCTACCTGGAACCTCCGTGTATGCACAGAAGAGTGATTACTTGACAGTGTCTACAG CCAAAGTACAAAGTATTAAAGATCTAATGGCCAGTGATATCACTCTCACGGGATTTTCAGCAATTGAACTGACAGCCCCCGAGGGCCAGAGCGACATTTCTGGTGACACACAGCAAGACCTCAGCTCTGCTATTGAAGTGGTAGCTCCAACATTGGAACAGGCAGGCTCCGTGGACCAGAGCAGCGTTCCTGTTGGAGGACAAGATCAACTCAGCGCTGCCACTGAAATAGGACCTCCTTTAGAACAAGCGAGGTCTGAGGACGAGGGTGGACTTCCAATCGCCAAACCTGATGATGAGCAAGATCTCAGCGCTGCtactgaggcagcatctctaacgaCGGAGCGGGGAGACTCCGAGGAGCAAAGCAACGTTCCAACCGTTGAAAGGGATGAACTGCCAGACCAGGAATTGGCAGGCACAGGGATGGATGAACGGGAAGACCTCGGTGTCATTGGTGAAACGGAATCTCCAAGAGTGGACCAGGGTGAAGAGGACCAGAGAGCTCTTCAAACTGCAGAAAGAAATGAACAGAAAGA
- the c32h9orf43 gene encoding uncharacterized protein C9orf43 homolog isoform X2: protein MAEWQRFYNIVDETLCDNVVCQHPLCWATFRRLERGLPRIRLQPVHKFLPEKQDDLPPLNILDLPQWSADKAIDVSSAPIISRKTAISVQSYKSAHPDILQSTSVLGTSLGSSMEFVRYTGSRSCSPPSRDRPVSVRKVEVIDLHQQPSTCDQYMGRTTYIWVPNPRNKRKWPKKHAKSFSHSSITPKSVSFKEISFQGQPFDQLDGLSVEQKQSQKMRKKAKTKAPTGGQPYTFLARKQQSLKRWKDTQKQLYKEHSNKLSEVAKGIVQQADHSDFVTEQGLIHQYSAAKSQPAYNRNGYQDARKIPANIMPIPVSKKVILHQFTEKQKQTRSPRNSRGLSRMEEQHLQCKYFGINHLKLQKCIDNNLSGFQDNIQTDQGSVHPPSPASSINDECVQRCSDLLGMKSISVHNVDGRQFTSLQMNLLMSLPGTSVYAQKSDYLTVSTAKVQSIKDLMASDITLTGFSAIELTAPEGQSDISGDTQQDLSSAIEVVAPTLEQAGSVDQSSVPVGGQDQLSAATEIGPPLEQARSEDEGGLPIAKPDDEQDLSAATEAASLTTERGDSEEQSNVPTVERDELPDQELAGTGMDEREDLGVIGETESPRVDQGEEDQRALQTAERNEQKDLGAAIKSIPLIREPGNGESHDDLQDDFTIAKSVEGQDSEAAV from the exons ATGGCAGAGTGGCAGCGATTCTATAACATTGTGGATGAGACCCTGTGTGATAATGTCGTCTGTCAACACCCACTGTGCTGGGCGACCTTCAGACGTCTGGAGCGCGGCCTTCCACGCATCAGATTACAGCCTGTCCACAAGTTCCTTCCAGAAAAGCAAG ATGATCTTCCACCTCTGAATATACTGGATCTCCCTCAGTGGAGTGCAGATAAAGCTATTGATGTATCTTCTGCGCCTATAATTTCAAGGAAAACAGCTATTAGTGTGCAGTCCTATAAATCAGCCCATCCAGATATCTTGCAGTCTACCAGTGTGTTGGGGACCAGCCTTGGAAGCAG TATGGAATTTGTGCGCTATACCGGAAGTCGTTCTTGTTCTCCTCCAAGCAGGGACAGACCTGTCAGTGTCAGAAAG GTTGAGGTGATAGATTTGCATCAACAGCCTTCCACCTGTGACCAGTACATGGGGAGGACCACCTATATCTGGGTTCCAAACCCTAGGAACAAGAGGAAGTGGCCGAAGAAGCACGCAAAATC TTTTTCACATAGCAGCATAACTCCAAAGTCTGTCTCCTTCAAAGAAATCAGCTTCCAGGGTCAGCCATTTGATCAACTTGATGGACTGTCAGTGGAACAGAAACAAAGTCAGAAGATG AGAAAAAAAGCTAAAACTAAGGCACCAACAGGAGGACAGCCGTACACCTTCCTTGCCAGAAAACAGCAGAGCCTGAAGAGATGGAAAGACACACAGAAGCAATTGTATAAAGAGCACAGCAACAAATTATCGGAAGTGGCAAAGGGGATTGTGCAGCAAGCAGACCACAG TGACTTTGTGACAGAGCAAGGTCTAATACACCAATATTCGGCAGCCAAGAGCCAACCTGCATATAATCGCAATGGGTATCAAGATGCGAGAAAAATTCCAGCTAACATTATGCCGATTCCAGTCAGTAAGAAAGTTATCCTGCATCAATTCACCGAGAAGCAGAAACAAACTCGGTCACCTCGGAATTCAAGAGGTTTATCCAGAATGGAAGAACAG catttgcagtgcaAATATTTTGGCATCAATCATCTGAAGCTGCAAAAGTGTATTGACAACAATCTTTCTGGCTTCCAAGATAACATACAGACGGATCAAG GTTCTGTGCACCCACCTTCTCCCGCCTCTTCCATAAATGATGAATGTGTCCAACGATGCTCTGATTTACTG GGTATGAAAAGTATTTCAGTCCATAATGTGGACGGCAGGCAGTTCACTAGCCTGCAGATGAACCTATTGATGAGCCTACCTGGAACCTCCGTGTATGCACAGAAGAGTGATTACTTGACAGTGTCTACAG CCAAAGTACAAAGTATTAAAGATCTAATGGCCAGTGATATCACTCTCACGGGATTTTCAGCAATTGAACTGACAGCCCCCGAGGGCCAGAGCGACATTTCTGGTGACACACAGCAAGACCTCAGCTCTGCTATTGAAGTGGTAGCTCCAACATTGGAACAGGCAGGCTCCGTGGACCAGAGCAGCGTTCCTGTTGGAGGACAAGATCAACTCAGCGCTGCCACTGAAATAGGACCTCCTTTAGAACAAGCGAGGTCTGAGGACGAGGGTGGACTTCCAATCGCCAAACCTGATGATGAGCAAGATCTCAGCGCTGCtactgaggcagcatctctaacgaCGGAGCGGGGAGACTCCGAGGAGCAAAGCAACGTTCCAACCGTTGAAAGGGATGAACTGCCAGACCAGGAATTGGCAGGCACAGGGATGGATGAACGGGAAGACCTCGGTGTCATTGGTGAAACGGAATCTCCAAGAGTGGACCAGGGTGAAGAGGACCAGAGAGCTCTTCAAACTGCAGAAAGAAATGAACAGAAAGA
- the c32h9orf43 gene encoding uncharacterized protein C9orf43 homolog isoform X3, which translates to MEFVRYTGSRSCSPPSRDRPVSVRKVEVIDLHQQPSTCDQYMGRTTYIWVPNPRNKRKWPKKHAKSFSHSSITPKSVSFKEISFQGQPFDQLDGLSVEQKQSQKMRKKAKTKAPTGGQPYTFLARKQQSLKRWKDTQKQLYKEHSNKLSEVAKGIVQQADHSDFVTEQGLIHQYSAAKSQPAYNRNGYQDARKIPANIMPIPVSKKVILHQFTEKQKQTRSPRNSRGLSRMEEQHLQCKYFGINHLKLQKCIDNNLSGFQDNIQTDQGSVHPPSPASSINDECVQRCSDLLGMKSISVHNVDGRQFTSLQMNLLMSLPGTSVYAQKSDYLTVSTAKVQSIKDLMASDITLTGFSAIELTAPEGQSDISGDTQQDLSSAIEVVAPTLEQAGSVDQSSVPVGGQDQLSAATEIGPPLEQARSEDEGGLPIAKPDDEQDLSAATEAASLTTERGDSEEQSNVPTVERDELPDQELAGTGMDEREDLGVIGETESPRVDQGEEDQRALQTAERNEQKDLGAAIKSIPLIREPGNGESHDDLQDDFTIAKSVEGQDSEAAV; encoded by the exons ATGGAATTTGTGCGCTATACCGGAAGTCGTTCTTGTTCTCCTCCAAGCAGGGACAGACCTGTCAGTGTCAGAAAG GTTGAGGTGATAGATTTGCATCAACAGCCTTCCACCTGTGACCAGTACATGGGGAGGACCACCTATATCTGGGTTCCAAACCCTAGGAACAAGAGGAAGTGGCCGAAGAAGCACGCAAAATC TTTTTCACATAGCAGCATAACTCCAAAGTCTGTCTCCTTCAAAGAAATCAGCTTCCAGGGTCAGCCATTTGATCAACTTGATGGACTGTCAGTGGAACAGAAACAAAGTCAGAAGATG AGAAAAAAAGCTAAAACTAAGGCACCAACAGGAGGACAGCCGTACACCTTCCTTGCCAGAAAACAGCAGAGCCTGAAGAGATGGAAAGACACACAGAAGCAATTGTATAAAGAGCACAGCAACAAATTATCGGAAGTGGCAAAGGGGATTGTGCAGCAAGCAGACCACAG TGACTTTGTGACAGAGCAAGGTCTAATACACCAATATTCGGCAGCCAAGAGCCAACCTGCATATAATCGCAATGGGTATCAAGATGCGAGAAAAATTCCAGCTAACATTATGCCGATTCCAGTCAGTAAGAAAGTTATCCTGCATCAATTCACCGAGAAGCAGAAACAAACTCGGTCACCTCGGAATTCAAGAGGTTTATCCAGAATGGAAGAACAG catttgcagtgcaAATATTTTGGCATCAATCATCTGAAGCTGCAAAAGTGTATTGACAACAATCTTTCTGGCTTCCAAGATAACATACAGACGGATCAAG GTTCTGTGCACCCACCTTCTCCCGCCTCTTCCATAAATGATGAATGTGTCCAACGATGCTCTGATTTACTG GGTATGAAAAGTATTTCAGTCCATAATGTGGACGGCAGGCAGTTCACTAGCCTGCAGATGAACCTATTGATGAGCCTACCTGGAACCTCCGTGTATGCACAGAAGAGTGATTACTTGACAGTGTCTACAG CCAAAGTACAAAGTATTAAAGATCTAATGGCCAGTGATATCACTCTCACGGGATTTTCAGCAATTGAACTGACAGCCCCCGAGGGCCAGAGCGACATTTCTGGTGACACACAGCAAGACCTCAGCTCTGCTATTGAAGTGGTAGCTCCAACATTGGAACAGGCAGGCTCCGTGGACCAGAGCAGCGTTCCTGTTGGAGGACAAGATCAACTCAGCGCTGCCACTGAAATAGGACCTCCTTTAGAACAAGCGAGGTCTGAGGACGAGGGTGGACTTCCAATCGCCAAACCTGATGATGAGCAAGATCTCAGCGCTGCtactgaggcagcatctctaacgaCGGAGCGGGGAGACTCCGAGGAGCAAAGCAACGTTCCAACCGTTGAAAGGGATGAACTGCCAGACCAGGAATTGGCAGGCACAGGGATGGATGAACGGGAAGACCTCGGTGTCATTGGTGAAACGGAATCTCCAAGAGTGGACCAGGGTGAAGAGGACCAGAGAGCTCTTCAAACTGCAGAAAGAAATGAACAGAAAGA